One region of Oceanipulchritudo coccoides genomic DNA includes:
- a CDS encoding RNA recognition motif domain-containing protein, with amino-acid sequence MSTSLFVGNIPYGAMEREIQEHFSKCGQVDNVRFVMDFKRGRFRGFGFVTMPEDDAKAAVELLNQSEFQERQLIVSIARAS; translated from the coding sequence ATGAGCACGTCCCTGTTTGTCGGAAACATCCCTTACGGCGCCATGGAGCGTGAGATCCAGGAACACTTCTCCAAGTGTGGGCAGGTGGATAACGTCCGATTCGTCATGGACTTCAAGCGCGGACGCTTCCGCGGATTCGGATTTGTCACGATGCCGGAAGACGATGCAAAGGCCGCAGTGGAGCTGCTCAACCAATCGGAATTCCAGGAACGCCAATTGATTGTCAGTATCGCCCGGGCGTCCTAA
- the uvrA gene encoding excinuclease ABC subunit UvrA — protein sequence MAELNAIRLRGVRQNNLKGIDLDLPIGDLIVVTGLSGAGKSSLVFDALHAEGNRRYAETFSPYTRQFMELLDRPKVDSIENIRPSIAIEQGNTVKTSRSTVGTMTELCDYFKVWFANCAQLHDPETGEVITTDTPQTIWKKSLQQFRNENVLLTFAVHRPGKLDWSTILNSVSGQGYTRGILNQKLVRLDELKPETLAPEDELHVVQDRVSIKPASRGRFIESAQTALHFGDGQMSLFNTKAKLLHVFSEGLHRPGSTRRFRAASPNLFSFNSPIGACPLCRGFGRVIEIDDGLVIPDHKLSLEDGAIKAFSGAVYSESQRDLLKACKRFKIPTKTPWKKLAKKHRDFVLYGEPGYGSDGSKWPKGWYGVRRFFKWLEENTYKMHVRVFLSRYRSYVKCPDCEGTRLQPESLCWKWKGFTLPDLYEVPVSELVSQMGKSTSLPDEPQADLARQAIQTRLSYLEAVGLGYLTLNRSSRSLSGGETQRVNLTSCLGTSLVDTLFILDEPSIGLHCRDIDRLIKILRKLTDMGNTVVVVEHDEGIMQAADTIIEVGPAPGKNGGEIVYAGRPNGLKRLRKSPTGQFLSGRRLIKPPKERRPVTKDTPFVRMRGVQKHNLNGLNVDIPLRRFVVLSGVSGSGKSTLLHNGLYQGLLSRSGKACEDPARIEELSSELGFGEILLVDQSPASKTPRSNPALFVGAWDGIRQVYARTEDSRRAGLTPSAFSFNSGDGRCPHCQGLGFERVEMQFMADVYVPCPVCEGKQFRDEILALQWNGRSIADILALTIDEAIEVFEEHKPIVRKLRALEEVGLGYLPLGQPLNTLSGGESQRLKLVRYMGSLSNEKNPALLLLDEPTTGLHKADIERLLGVLQQLVDNGHSLVVIEHHPDVIRAADWLLELGPEAGSAGGKLVFAGTPDSIGKNATATAPYVLEDSPSKTAYTTPKRKRASGKSRATSTLQLTGAREHNLKNISVSIPRGAMSVVTGVSGSGKSTLAFDIIFAEGQRRFMESMSSWARQYVEQLPKPDIDHLSGISPTVAIEQRVTRGTRKSTVATITEVAQYLRLLYARIGIQHSPTTGEPLVALPAKALVAHLERQLKGLAKRRGVQQAHLLSPLIRGRKGHHEPLANWARDRGYSRLRIDGKWVPLDEFKKLDRYREHNVDLVTGSITFKNSRIDKITTKQDKPISLPELVSLAIDLGKGSCYLATEKAPEPVWFSTRRSDPVTGEAFPDLDPKDFSWNAQRGWCPTCRGHGALYSWMEEDERFDEIEHSFDDGESCQDCQGERLNPVSRSVYLKTVTGNRYNLPQLLKLNPGTLLGEMDSLELDSRARAILAEILPEIRERLNFMEEVGLQYLSLDRPTNTLSGGEAQRIRLAAQLGSNLAGALYVLDEPSIGLHERDNQRLLDSLEGLKAKGNTLLVVEHDAHTMRQADHIIDLGPGAGKNGGHILAEGSLNKLLKNRKSLTGQYLRKGIPHPLRGQWRDLPESFNPRRRSSPDDWLVLRKASLRNLKGDDVFIPKQRLTMVCGISGAGKSTLVRDLLMPNAQRAIREENKKLSGSISRDGFTTLIGAHTFRQVIEVDQSPIGKTPRSTPATYIGAFDRIREFFAATPEARMHGYQKGTFSFNTKGGRCETCKGAGRIKLEMNFMPDTYVPCEDCNSRRYGNELEEIRWKDASIADVLEMTFEEAARFFEFDSQLGAILKLMVETGLGYLTLGQSSPTLSGGEAQRLKLVSELARGLPTFQERKSAIFQPNLYILEEPTIGLHLHDCERLIHLLHRLVDQGHTVIVIEHHLDLIAEADYLLEIGPDGGDAGGQILYQGPVEGLKRIINSPTRPFLQEIIG from the coding sequence ATGGCGGAATTGAATGCGATCCGGCTACGCGGTGTTCGGCAAAACAATCTCAAGGGGATCGATCTAGACCTCCCGATTGGCGACCTGATCGTAGTCACAGGCTTGAGCGGGGCGGGTAAATCCTCGCTCGTTTTCGATGCCCTGCATGCGGAGGGCAATCGGCGCTACGCGGAGACATTCAGCCCATACACACGCCAATTCATGGAGCTTCTCGACCGGCCCAAGGTCGACTCCATTGAAAACATCCGGCCCTCGATTGCCATCGAACAAGGCAATACGGTCAAGACGTCGCGTTCAACCGTCGGCACGATGACCGAACTGTGCGATTACTTTAAAGTCTGGTTTGCCAATTGCGCGCAACTTCATGATCCGGAAACCGGTGAAGTGATCACGACGGATACGCCACAGACAATCTGGAAGAAATCCCTCCAGCAATTTCGAAACGAGAACGTCCTCCTGACATTTGCCGTGCACCGGCCCGGCAAGCTTGACTGGAGCACCATTCTCAACTCGGTATCCGGTCAGGGATACACGCGCGGAATACTGAACCAGAAGCTGGTCCGGCTCGATGAGCTCAAGCCGGAAACCCTCGCCCCGGAAGATGAGCTCCATGTCGTCCAGGACCGCGTTTCCATCAAGCCAGCCTCACGAGGCCGCTTTATCGAGTCTGCACAGACCGCCCTCCATTTTGGAGATGGGCAGATGAGCCTCTTCAATACAAAGGCAAAGCTCCTGCACGTATTCAGCGAAGGGCTTCACCGGCCCGGCAGCACGCGGCGATTCCGCGCAGCATCGCCCAATCTGTTCTCTTTCAATTCACCAATCGGGGCCTGTCCCCTGTGCCGAGGCTTTGGACGGGTCATTGAAATTGACGATGGGCTGGTCATACCGGATCACAAACTGTCCCTCGAGGACGGAGCCATCAAGGCGTTTAGCGGGGCCGTGTATTCTGAAAGCCAGCGTGACCTTCTCAAGGCCTGCAAGCGCTTCAAGATCCCGACAAAGACCCCGTGGAAGAAGCTGGCAAAGAAACACCGTGACTTTGTCCTGTACGGGGAACCGGGCTACGGATCCGATGGGAGTAAATGGCCGAAAGGTTGGTATGGCGTTCGCCGTTTTTTCAAGTGGCTTGAGGAGAATACCTACAAGATGCATGTGCGCGTCTTTCTCTCGCGATACCGTTCCTATGTAAAGTGTCCCGACTGCGAGGGGACGCGCCTGCAACCCGAATCGCTTTGCTGGAAATGGAAAGGTTTCACACTTCCCGACCTCTATGAAGTTCCGGTCAGCGAGTTGGTCTCCCAGATGGGGAAGTCCACTTCCTTACCCGATGAACCGCAGGCCGACCTTGCCCGCCAGGCCATCCAGACGCGTCTTTCCTACCTTGAAGCGGTAGGCCTTGGATACCTGACCCTGAACCGTTCATCCCGTTCCCTTTCCGGCGGCGAAACGCAACGTGTCAATCTCACGTCCTGCCTCGGGACCTCCCTTGTCGATACACTTTTCATTCTCGATGAGCCGTCGATCGGTCTGCATTGCCGAGACATCGACCGCTTGATCAAGATTCTCAGGAAGCTGACGGACATGGGCAACACGGTGGTCGTGGTTGAGCATGATGAAGGAATCATGCAGGCGGCTGATACAATTATTGAAGTTGGCCCGGCACCGGGCAAAAACGGAGGTGAGATTGTCTATGCGGGCCGCCCCAATGGCCTTAAACGACTCCGAAAGTCCCCCACCGGACAGTTCCTTTCGGGCAGGCGCTTGATCAAACCACCAAAGGAGCGACGCCCGGTCACCAAGGACACACCCTTCGTGCGCATGCGGGGTGTGCAGAAACATAATTTAAACGGGCTTAATGTGGACATTCCGCTACGGCGTTTTGTCGTCCTGAGTGGGGTCAGCGGTTCGGGCAAATCGACCCTGCTGCACAACGGGCTCTATCAAGGCCTGCTCTCCAGGAGTGGAAAGGCCTGCGAGGATCCAGCCCGGATTGAGGAGTTGTCGAGCGAGCTTGGCTTCGGGGAAATTCTATTGGTCGATCAATCTCCGGCCAGCAAGACACCTCGATCCAATCCCGCTCTCTTTGTCGGGGCATGGGATGGCATCCGGCAGGTGTATGCCCGCACAGAGGATAGCCGGCGGGCCGGTCTCACGCCATCTGCCTTTTCCTTCAACAGCGGGGACGGACGCTGTCCGCACTGCCAGGGTCTTGGCTTTGAACGGGTGGAAATGCAGTTCATGGCGGATGTCTACGTCCCCTGTCCGGTCTGTGAAGGGAAACAGTTTCGCGATGAGATTCTCGCCCTTCAATGGAACGGGCGCTCAATTGCAGATATCCTCGCCCTGACAATAGACGAGGCGATTGAGGTCTTTGAGGAGCATAAGCCAATTGTCCGCAAACTCCGCGCACTTGAGGAAGTGGGCCTCGGCTATCTTCCCCTTGGACAGCCCTTGAACACGCTCTCCGGTGGCGAATCACAGCGCCTCAAACTGGTTCGTTACATGGGTTCGTTGAGCAATGAAAAAAATCCCGCCCTGCTCCTTCTTGACGAACCGACAACCGGGCTTCACAAGGCTGATATCGAGCGCCTCCTCGGCGTCCTCCAACAGCTGGTCGATAACGGCCATTCGCTGGTGGTCATCGAGCACCATCCGGACGTCATTCGCGCCGCGGACTGGTTGCTGGAGCTGGGCCCCGAGGCAGGTTCTGCCGGAGGAAAACTGGTTTTTGCCGGAACCCCTGACTCAATCGGAAAAAACGCCACCGCAACCGCCCCCTATGTTCTGGAGGATAGCCCGTCCAAAACAGCTTACACGACACCCAAAAGGAAAAGGGCCTCTGGCAAGTCCCGGGCAACCTCCACCCTTCAACTGACCGGGGCCCGCGAGCATAATTTAAAGAACATATCCGTGAGTATCCCCCGGGGTGCGATGAGCGTCGTGACCGGGGTCAGTGGCTCGGGCAAATCCACGCTTGCCTTCGATATTATATTTGCCGAGGGACAGCGACGCTTCATGGAGTCCATGTCTTCCTGGGCGCGCCAATACGTGGAGCAGCTTCCCAAACCCGACATTGATCACCTCAGTGGCATTTCCCCGACCGTGGCCATCGAACAGCGGGTCACCAGAGGTACGCGCAAGTCCACAGTCGCTACCATCACCGAGGTTGCCCAATACTTGCGCCTGCTTTACGCCCGCATCGGGATACAGCACAGTCCAACGACCGGCGAACCGCTTGTCGCACTTCCGGCAAAGGCTCTTGTGGCGCACCTGGAGCGCCAACTGAAGGGGCTTGCCAAACGGCGCGGTGTTCAACAGGCACATCTGCTTTCACCGCTCATCCGAGGAAGAAAGGGCCATCATGAACCGCTGGCCAACTGGGCCCGCGACCGTGGGTATTCTCGCCTCAGGATTGACGGTAAATGGGTCCCGCTCGACGAATTCAAGAAACTCGACCGCTACCGGGAGCACAATGTCGATCTGGTCACAGGAAGCATTACTTTCAAGAATAGTCGTATTGATAAAATAACGACAAAGCAGGATAAGCCGATTTCGCTTCCTGAGCTTGTCAGCCTCGCCATCGATCTTGGCAAGGGGAGTTGTTACCTCGCTACGGAAAAGGCTCCGGAGCCGGTCTGGTTCTCGACCCGGCGCTCTGATCCGGTCACCGGAGAAGCCTTTCCAGACCTTGACCCGAAAGACTTTTCATGGAACGCACAGCGCGGATGGTGCCCGACCTGTCGCGGTCACGGCGCCCTCTATTCATGGATGGAGGAAGATGAGCGCTTTGATGAAATCGAACATTCGTTCGATGATGGTGAATCGTGTCAGGATTGCCAGGGAGAGCGCCTCAACCCTGTCAGCCGCTCGGTTTACCTGAAGACTGTCACCGGAAATCGCTACAACCTTCCGCAGCTTCTAAAGCTGAACCCCGGCACCCTTTTGGGGGAAATGGACAGTCTCGAGCTTGATTCCCGGGCACGCGCAATTCTTGCGGAAATCCTTCCCGAAATCCGGGAGCGCCTCAACTTCATGGAAGAGGTGGGGCTCCAATACCTGAGCCTCGACCGGCCAACGAACACTCTTTCAGGAGGCGAAGCCCAGCGGATCCGCCTCGCGGCGCAGCTTGGGTCAAATCTTGCCGGGGCTCTCTACGTGCTGGATGAACCATCAATCGGCCTGCATGAACGCGATAACCAGCGCCTTCTGGATTCACTCGAAGGCCTGAAGGCCAAAGGCAATACGCTGCTCGTTGTCGAACACGACGCCCACACCATGAGGCAGGCTGATCACATTATTGATCTGGGCCCCGGAGCGGGAAAAAACGGGGGCCATATCCTGGCCGAGGGTTCCTTGAATAAATTGTTGAAAAACCGCAAAAGCCTCACTGGTCAATATCTCCGGAAAGGGATTCCTCATCCTTTGCGGGGACAGTGGCGCGATTTGCCGGAGAGTTTCAACCCGCGTCGCCGTTCCTCTCCTGACGATTGGTTGGTCTTGCGAAAGGCCTCCCTGCGCAATCTCAAGGGCGATGATGTTTTCATTCCAAAGCAACGGCTTACCATGGTCTGCGGAATCTCCGGAGCCGGCAAGTCCACCCTGGTCAGGGATTTGCTCATGCCGAATGCCCAAAGGGCCATCCGGGAGGAAAACAAAAAGCTGTCCGGATCTATTAGTCGTGACGGTTTCACTACACTGATTGGAGCGCATACATTCCGTCAGGTTATCGAAGTTGACCAGTCGCCGATTGGCAAGACGCCCCGCTCGACACCAGCCACTTATATCGGGGCCTTTGACCGTATTCGGGAATTCTTTGCCGCGACCCCGGAAGCAAGAATGCACGGATACCAGAAGGGCACCTTCTCCTTCAATACGAAGGGTGGACGGTGCGAAACCTGCAAGGGTGCGGGCAGAATCAAACTGGAAATGAACTTCATGCCGGATACCTACGTCCCCTGCGAGGATTGCAACAGTCGGCGCTATGGGAATGAACTGGAGGAAATCCGGTGGAAGGATGCTTCCATTGCCGATGTCCTTGAGATGACCTTTGAGGAAGCGGCCCGGTTTTTCGAGTTTGATTCCCAATTGGGCGCGATCCTGAAACTGATGGTCGAGACAGGCTTGGGATACCTGACCCTCGGGCAAAGTTCCCCCACTCTATCCGGCGGGGAAGCTCAGCGCCTTAAACTGGTCAGCGAGCTGGCACGCGGACTGCCTACCTTCCAGGAGCGCAAGTCAGCCATCTTTCAGCCCAATCTCTATATCCTTGAGGAACCGACGATCGGGCTCCATCTGCATGACTGTGAGCGCTTGATCCACTTGCTGCATCGTCTTGTCGATCAAGGACATACCGTCATAGTGATCGAACATCATCTCGATCTGATTGCCGAGGCGGATTATCTGCTCGAAATCGGTCCTGATGGCGGTGATGCCGGTGGTCAAATCCTCTATCAGGGACCTGTCGAGGGCTTGAAAAGGATTATCAATTCACCAACAAGGCCGTTTTTACAGGAAATTATAGGATAA